The genomic interval tactgtatgattccacttttatgaccatgataaaggcaaaatcagaggcttataatacagaatatcagGAACttaaagatacacagaagcttgagataggTGCAGTAAGCTAATAAAGTTGAACtcaattgtaagggaatagacaaaagtcaaggcagttcactagtggctctataaataatattgccatattgaagttgaacatgactgaaaggggttgtatagacctacatgtgaCACTgattaatattacaaatataaataagttcttgcatgaactactgcaaaggtatgaatcttgtacaaagagtgtttaatttCAGGATATAAGGGGGAAAATTGCATGCTCTGGGctgtttaacagaaaaacatcaatAGTAGCACAGCAATATCATAGGTACATAgctgggggagggacaagagttagacggacgtttggattttctatttggtgaatgtgtgtttattggctatctttctcttgggaacaatgagattatctaaaattgagtgttgatggactgttgactggACACTATACTTGAGGCCccatagatggaggtggctgagagATCCACTGACTGAGAGGTAGATTAGCAAGCGATGGTGTAAACATGATAGAACATGGAGCTGCTACAGGGGAAGTGGGGTTGTGGAGCATTTAGTGATGTggatgaacctgtgggacattcgGTGAGGCAGGATAGGCCAGAGACAAAGGGGCaaatgtatgatctcatttagaaaatacttacaggaAAATTGGGGCCTGGATTGTTAGCTCATAAAGcggtcacatttagtccagagtggtaattgtgaTTTTGGGATTTTGAgggtctgttttatatatgtataacccggtatttagagataataatgaagccaatcaggtagGGTTTAAGGTAATCCAGagtacaggggtaaggaagacattgcctatattttagaacttcacatactctttgagaccaaaggaagaaagctttattatgtccagaacctaggttttctctagcacataatctaatccaacctatctggatagataatttaaacaatccaaacccagggaacccagaataagaatgaggcctttaatcctgaatagcctaatgtaatgcctggatatatcccagagcatattaagctgataatcaaaaagtgttggcaaagtcccttgagggatgggagaaaaactaaggaactattaaacttcaccatcagaGAAACcacagatactgtgccaaacattaggggcGCCCAAGTCAATATGCTAAGTCCTTGATCTTCacgcttgctcttgtgaagcttatttaggtagcggagaagcttagcctatctataggtatgcctaagagttatgtctggaggacctcttttgtttctcagatgtggcctcactctctctaagcccaacactgtaagtgaaatcattactctccccactacatgggacatgacatccaggggtgaaagtctccctggcgtgtgggaaatgactcccaggggatgagtctggccctgacaatgcaggatcaacagttccatccttgaccaaaagggggaaaagaagtgtaactaataaaatatcagtggctgagagagttcaaatagtcgagaggctactatggagttcactcttatgcaagcctcagttagacattgctacctatcataagttGCCAAACCCATTCCTGTagatcttaaagaacacctagggtgttatacaATATTCTACCAAGGTTCCAAGTacgagggtaactttccagaaacctacaacctcctgataggcccctggtccagataagtcctgaaacctagaaggcccagcctttccagaacatcagttagttccatccccctaccccatattattgacagcccttctaacatgaaaaggttagaatggccatagcccaaatgcccctaaaggtgggacagaaagatcaaagctgatgatggagttatacagagaaagttaaggtttaacaaacaaatacagttgctgaattattatactgatatttcttttagtcttcggtaccttagagcagctagaagtaaaaacctaaaattgtggaattttaactcatatcaaactctgaaatctgttcttacaactaattgttgtgctgtgccttgaaatttatcacttttttgtatatatgttatttttcacaaaaaagaaaaatatttatggtgatgataaaaaaatgtttattccttctagcctcctatattctggagtagccaGATggaaaatctaagatgatggtatcgtagcccatgacaaactctgggatctgtcctgtaactactagttgaaggatgctttaaaaactattgcttttttctttctttgctttttatatatattatattaaacaataaaaaaaagttttaaaaaacattcttggAAATTTGTTTTtcgtatatattttatattacacaattaaaaaaagttaagatgataccaaaaaaataataaataaatcactaaaacaaacaaaaataaaataaaagggccCAGGAAAGCTGCTACTTGCCTCTGTTAGCTGTTGCCGTAGTTGTTTCTCAGTGAGACCCAATGATCTCATCCCTCGGGCCCTACAGGCAGCTTGTAGTTCTGACACACTCAAAGCACTTACCCCTTCTTTGGCAATTATCTGAAAGAAATGTAAAGAATGGTGTTGGTTCTTTAGGTTACAATTTAATGTAATCCTACAATCCAGCATATTGGGGGAAGCACAGGGTCTTCTGCTTTGATTCTCTGTTGCCTGCATTGCTGCAAAGTTCAGGAGCCTAAAAAACCAACGTGACTCAGGAAGTAGCAGCTGAAATGAAGGGTATCCTGCCAACAGGTACCAATAATATGAGAAATGTTTACATAACTTGTCAGCAACATTTGGACACCAAAGTAATTTCCCCTCTTGATTTGCATTCCCGTTTGTGatctttctactccttttccctttcatGGCAGCTGTAGGAGTCATTGAGGAATATTTCACATGAAAAGCTTTCAATGTACCCTTTGTGGCAAGTCACAGTGTCCTTCTTCCCCTGTGTCCCCTACCACAAACCTGGGAATGGCCCTAACTCTCTGGATCATAAAATTCCCTcaagaaataatttaatacagCTTCTCCTTGGTATGACCTAGAACTACGGTTCTTCGGAGAACATACTATTGATTCCaaagttctgaaagcaacaaTTGAAACCTAAATGGGGCTGATGGGATCATGCTCTCAATTCTGGAAAACCTGCTCCATCAGGCAGAATGCTTTCAAGCAGCTGATATCAGATTCAAGAGacattctttccatctttttcaagAGTCTGATTAGTAGTTATAGTCCAAGCAGTTCCTTTCTTCTACAAGATGTCTAAGCTCTACTTTTTCTCCCAGTATTAAGCTTCCTCTTAGGCCAACTCCATCAGCAGAATGGTTACTTTGGCACCTGCTCCACAGGAGCAGAGATGCAGAGGTAGAGCACTCTCCTTGGCAGTGCAATGTCAGGAACTATTTACTTCCCAACAGGTCCTAACTGCTTTAGATTAGTCCCAGCTAATACATCCAAATGACCAGCTCCTTATGATGGCCTTCTCAAGGAAATAGGGCAGAGCATGACAATGCCTAAAATGAGTAATTGAGGTTCAGATGTTATGGTAATAGTTGTTTAAGCCACTCTTTTTGTCAGAATCTGTTGATGACGAGACACAACAGAAAATACTGTACTTCATTTCAAAACTATCCTAAAGATAGCCAATTCTTATTACCTACCAAGGCCTTACTAATTCCCTACAGCTATAGTTAAGTACTTACTTCATCATCTGCTTTTATAGACCTCAGTTTCATCAGGAGCTGAAAGCGGAGCAAATTATTGGTTCCAAAGGCCTGCAATTCTAGCAGTTTGCAAAGGGCAACCAGCTGAGGTCGATCTAAGTGCTCCAGAGTTAGCTCATCCTCAAATAGTTTGGAAAAGCGAATTATCTCCTTTGTGCTGGGTGTGTGGCCTGTCTGGACCTAGGTAGTGGGACAAAGAggtttaattaaaatgtatttcttacttaATTGAGCTTTCCAGTAGAGAACTTGAAAGAGACGTCAAAGCTTTTATGGGCTTTCTCTCATATCTAGGCCCTGTGGTACAAAGAGGAGTAAAGACATCTGTCTGAAATCAGCCTAAACCAACTGAAGAATCAAGAGTAAAGCAAAAGTCTGATTCTAATTCTATTGTTCTGTCCAAGAAGTTATCAAGGTCTCCAACACATTAGTTAAGATAACCTTTTCTGCAAAGGACTAGAGTGGATTACTCAAACCTAAGTGTTTACAATAATCTATGACTTAGATATCTGCAATTTCAACAAtgggaaaaatctgaaagatcCATGATCACATGTATTTCTCATATCACTCCCAACTCAGAAATTCTTTGGTATGATATTAAAGATTGACacctattaatattttaaataaaaatagttctAAGCTGTTGATAACAAGGAAAATTTTGGACAAGAATGACAGATGGAAAAAGATTGTCGGTACATCTAAAGATGAAGGAGACATAATTAGAGAAAGTAACCAAATCAGACAATGTTAGAACTAGAAGACCCCTTACGGATAGCAAAACTTTGGTTACTAAATACATTCCAAAGGCCCAGTAAAACAAGCTGTTCAATTCCATAGAACCTTTAATTTGGACTTGTATGTGTTTCAGCTCTAACCAGGTAAATAATTGCTGCATTCTTAATTCTTTGCAAAGCCactaagtctttgatttttttttctttgtggaattTCGTTgggtctattaaaaaaaaaaaaagctcgaCACCTGTTTTATATAGAATGAGAACTGTGTAGAAGCATCTCCCAAATTGGCTCTGTTCCTCCTTGCCATTTCTGCAACTGTTTCTTGTAGAAATTTTGCTAGTTCCAATTTTgcagccattttctttttctgtttttcttccttaatagtagaaaaggaaaaagttcaTTAATCCTTTATAATGGCAACTTGGTAAAGATGGAGAAAAGTAACCTTTTTTCCTACTTATCtctaaatttatatattaatattaataatactattttaatctctattttatatattaatattatcaGGCCTAACTGAATGGGTTTTTTGAAGACCGGAGCAAATAAAAAGTAGCCTCTATTTCCAGCTTGTCTCCTAAATCTCACATTTTAGTTCTCATTATTACAATAATCAAAAACATCTGATAGATCTACAATGTCATCTCAGTGGGAGACTTTGCCATTGTTTAGAATAAGATACCATTTCCAAACTTTGTACAAACCGTCTAGGCTGTTAGTCGAGCCAACACATGATCCAAGTCAGTTGACATTTTACTTTACAAAGACACACAGAAATTCTCTCTGCCCTAAAGCAAAGGACAGTTTAAGTGATACAGTGAGTTCAATGCTATAATAGAGATATGAGCAAAGCATTATACAAAAGAGAATTAAACGTACATACTTAAGATACTATCTTGACTAGTATTACTTAATCCTTATTCATCGTCGAAATGCACCATAGTAGCATTTTCAAAATAGCCATGTCAGGACTTGTGggcatggaaaggaagaagaatctgtatttttaagagTTGTCCAAGAGATTTTAATGATCAGCCAATCATACaaaccactgtttttttttttattattaattaacggaaaaaaataccattctacatatgcaatcagtaattcttaacatcatcacatagatgcatgatcatcgtttcttagtacatttgcatcggtttagaagaactagcaacacaacagaaaaagatatagaatgttaatatagagaaaagaaataaaagtaataataatagtaaaaaacaaaacaaaacaaaacaaaaaacctatagctcagatgcagcttcattcagtgttttaacataattacattacaattaggtattattgtgctgtccatttttgagtttttgtattgagtcctgttgcacagtctgtatcccttcagctccaattacccattatcttaccctgtttctaactcctgctggactctgttaccaatgacatattccaagtttattctcggatgtccgttcacatcagtgggaccatacagtatttgtcctttagtttttggctggactcactcagcataatgttctctaggtccatccatgttattacatgcttcataagtttatcttgtcttaaagctgcataatattccatcatatgtatatactacagtttgtttagccattcttctgttgatggacacgaACCACTGGTTTTAAAGAGATCTTAAAAGACTCAGCCAAAAATTACACAATGGCAATATCCTGGTTTGAACCTATTTAGTTATCCATTTATTAATCcatattcatccatccattcattgaGCTTCTACCATGCTAGGTATTGGGAATAAAACAGATAGGAATTCTTGTTCTTGTGAAACTCCTGGTCTAGCAGAAGAGACAAACATAAATGATCACTGATAAAACAATGattcacaaaatttaaaaatctaatggaTAGGTACTATGAGAAAGAAATACATGGCACTGTGAGCCAATGT from Tamandua tetradactyla isolate mTamTet1 chromosome 26, mTamTet1.pri, whole genome shotgun sequence carries:
- the LETM2 gene encoding LETM1 domain-containing protein LETM2, mitochondrial isoform X3, with product MEFLLPLFLKLFPEMLPSTFESESKKEEKQKKKMAAKLELAKFLQETVAEMARRNRANLGDASTQFSFYIKQVQTGHTPSTKEIIRFSKLFEDELTLEHLDRPQLVALCKLLELQAFGTNNLLRFQLLMKLRSIKADDEIIAKEGVSALSVSELQAACRARGMRSLGLTEKQLRQQLTEWQDLHLRENVPPSLLLLSRTFYLIDVKPKPVEIPLSGEDEEFIQRPPVTSPPPITPSARAPLPEGPLTSKEATLQAKSQKTSQNRKASSRGA